One segment of Podospora pseudopauciseta strain CBS 411.78 chromosome 5 map unlocalized CBS411.78m_5.2, whole genome shotgun sequence DNA contains the following:
- a CDS encoding uncharacterized protein (EggNog:ENOG503P79N): MSKQYIIGDSSPFLKRVLVPFWIIRILIMLIQIGVYALLVAGLGVYKDDARRIIDEYNTHLTYEAIMATSVIIMVIILVCLIFDLVSIIKRARRTLGPKFFFFTNIFQTLFYVVSFILSMIGARPSALYAVINVIILLSFLGLLVYASIIFHQYRKGSLGDGSGGNRGTYVPASNPAAVPFNQTAGVDTAYAPQTTGYGQDYPQEYQKPAFYDQQAANQAGYAGQGYEPYSGQPQQVIQPPQQGYEMQGRQAV; this comes from the exons ATGAGCAAACAGTACATCATCGGCGACTCGTCGCCATTCCTCAAGCGGGTGCTCGTCCCCTTCTGGATCATCCGCATCTTGATCATGCTTATCCAGATTGGTGTCTACGCCCTCCTTGTTGCCGGCTTGGGGGTGTACAAGGATGACGCAAGGCGGATTATTGACGAGTacaacacccacctcacATACGAAGCCATCATGGCCACCtcggtcatcatcatggtcatcatcctcgtctgTCTGATCTTCGATCTCGTCAGTATCATCAAGCGCGCCAGACGCACCTTGGGCCCCAagtttttcttcttcaccaacatcTTCCAGACGCTGTTCTACGTCGTCAGCTTCATTCTTTCCATGATTGGCGCCAGGCCAAGCGCTCTGTACGCCGTTATCAATGTTATTATCCT gctctccttcctcggtCTCCTTGTCTATGCTtccatcatcttccaccaATACCGCAAGGGCTCTCTCGGTGACGGCTCCGGTGGCAACCGCGGCACCTACGTGCCCGCCAGCAACCCCGCTGCTGTTCCCTTCAACCAGACCGCTGGTGTTGACACGGCTTATGCCCCTCAAACTACTGGATACGGCCAAGACTATCCCCAAGAATACCAGAAGCCCGCCTTTTACGACCAGCAGGCGGCGAACCAGGCTGGGTATGCCGGTCAGGGTTACGAGCCCTACTCCGGACAGCCGCAGCAGGTCATCCAGCCCCCTCAGCAGGGGTATGAGATGCAGGGTCGCCAGGCTGTTTAA